In Blastocatellia bacterium, a single genomic region encodes these proteins:
- a CDS encoding tetratricopeptide repeat protein: MVIWAIAGCSRLIPTAEDHYQRAEQYLASGNYDLAVLELRRALAIKPHFPEAHFRLGWIMFHIQGDVKGAMAEFRTAIEQGYSHPAVHYELGAALLEAEFYDDALEQFNRAIESDYDTAQVRLDRGRAWLGKGELEKAEQEFLMAVERHKPVEFPLAYYYLGEVYQQQKKIAQAITAYQTYVQIMTARLETLAAEQREAEGEIIGAPPPIQDMPDIETVKQRIAALQTQLSTGQVPPR, translated from the coding sequence ATGGTCATCTGGGCAATCGCGGGGTGTTCTCGCCTGATCCCGACGGCGGAAGATCATTACCAGCGGGCTGAACAATACCTGGCCAGCGGGAACTACGATCTGGCCGTTCTTGAGCTGAGGCGTGCTCTCGCCATCAAGCCCCATTTCCCGGAAGCTCATTTCCGGCTCGGGTGGATCATGTTTCACATCCAGGGGGATGTCAAAGGCGCGATGGCCGAATTCCGCACGGCCATTGAGCAGGGCTATAGCCACCCGGCTGTTCACTATGAACTCGGGGCGGCTTTACTGGAAGCTGAGTTCTACGATGATGCCCTTGAGCAATTCAATCGAGCCATCGAGTCCGATTACGATACAGCGCAGGTGCGCCTTGATCGTGGCCGGGCATGGCTCGGTAAAGGGGAACTGGAAAAAGCAGAGCAGGAATTCCTGATGGCTGTTGAACGTCATAAGCCGGTGGAATTCCCTCTGGCCTATTACTATCTCGGCGAGGTGTACCAGCAACAAAAGAAGATCGCCCAAGCCATCACCGCCTATCAAACATACGTTCAGATTATGACCGCACGGTTGGAAACCCTAGCCGCCGAGCAGCGGGAAGCCGAGGGGGAGATCATCGGAGCGCCGCCCCCGATTCAAGACATGCCCGATATCGAGACCGTGAAGCAACGAATTGCTGCACTTCAGACACAGCTTTCGACCGGGCAGGTGCCTCCCCGCTAG
- a CDS encoding ATP-grasp domain-containing protein, which produces MKRVLLLLPATTYRAEDFLTAAARLGVEVVVGVDQASTLQGLQPHRLLTLPFDDVSEALRVVQDFSRSHPIDAVVGVDDETTVIAAALSAQLGLTHISWEAAAAARDKYQLRQRLSVAGVPVPQFQRLRLDSDPHDVAHGISYPCVLKPLFLSASRGVIRANTPAEFVRAFARIRRILSEPSVRSRGRDLAQYLLVEDYIPGSEVAVEGLITAGELHVLALFDKPDPLEGPYFEETTYVTPSRLPAPTQQAIVDCTERACAALGLTEGPIHAELRINAAGPWVIEVAARTIGGLCSRTLRFGLGLTLEELVLRHALGLPIPTYGRRSGASGVMMIPVTRRGILRDVSGLAEATSVPGIEGVTITIHRGEEVIPLPEGARYLGFIFARAETPEDVEAALREAHRRLTIVIEDAPAPDGSNAYPGCEES; this is translated from the coding sequence GTGAAGAGAGTACTGTTGCTGCTGCCCGCGACGACGTATCGGGCTGAGGATTTCCTCACTGCCGCCGCTCGCCTCGGGGTCGAGGTCGTCGTGGGAGTGGATCAGGCGAGCACTCTCCAAGGCCTTCAGCCTCATCGTCTGCTGACGCTTCCCTTCGATGACGTTTCGGAAGCATTGCGCGTGGTCCAGGATTTCTCTCGTTCTCACCCGATTGATGCTGTCGTCGGCGTTGATGATGAAACGACCGTCATAGCAGCAGCTCTGTCCGCTCAACTCGGCCTGACGCATATTTCTTGGGAGGCGGCAGCCGCCGCCCGGGATAAGTATCAATTGCGTCAGCGTCTGTCGGTGGCAGGCGTGCCCGTCCCCCAATTCCAACGCCTCCGTCTCGACTCTGATCCTCACGATGTTGCTCACGGCATTTCCTATCCCTGCGTGCTCAAGCCCTTGTTCCTCTCCGCCAGCCGAGGAGTCATTCGGGCCAACACCCCAGCGGAATTTGTCCGGGCATTTGCGCGGATTCGACGGATTCTGTCGGAACCTTCCGTCCGAAGTCGGGGGCGGGATCTCGCACAGTATCTTCTGGTCGAGGACTACATCCCCGGGAGCGAAGTCGCTGTTGAGGGATTGATCACTGCGGGAGAGCTGCACGTCCTCGCTCTATTCGATAAGCCAGACCCTCTAGAAGGCCCCTATTTTGAAGAAACGACCTATGTGACGCCTTCGCGCCTGCCCGCCCCAACGCAACAGGCAATCGTTGACTGTACCGAACGGGCCTGCGCGGCATTAGGTTTGACCGAGGGTCCGATTCACGCCGAACTGCGCATCAACGCCGCCGGTCCGTGGGTGATCGAGGTGGCAGCCCGAACTATTGGTGGATTATGCTCTCGGACCTTACGATTTGGCCTCGGTCTGACGCTCGAAGAATTAGTGCTGCGCCATGCGCTCGGATTGCCGATTCCAACCTATGGGCGTCGGTCTGGGGCGTCCGGCGTCATGATGATTCCTGTCACCCGGCGGGGCATTCTCCGCGATGTCTCCGGGCTGGCTGAAGCAACAAGCGTGCCCGGTATCGAGGGGGTAACGATAACCATCCACCGGGGTGAGGAAGTGATTCCCTTACCCGAGGGAGCACGCTACCTCGGCTTCATCTTCGCTCGCGCCGAGACGCCGGAAGACGTCGAAGCGGCATTGCGGGAAGCGCATCGTCGCCTGACAATTGTCATCGAGGATGCACCGGCCCCTGACGGGTCAAACGCTTACCCCGGTTGCGAGGAATCATAA